GACCGACAAAGCAGTTCGTAAGTACTTCACTCTTTGAAGCCTGTTCTGGTCTATGCTTGTGCACAGAGAATTAAAGTAAATTATAGTGAAGATACAGGCAAATAAGCCAGTTTCTACACTTAAATAATAAGCTTCCTGTCTTTTTAAGACTCTAATATCTGCTGTAGAACTTGCTCAGAGATTAGGGATCACAATTTCTAGTCTATTAGCTTAAATTAATATCTAAATAATACATCATCTTCTATAATTTCATCTACCAATTGTTcccaataaatgaagaaaatcactggaggtattttgaaaaacataatttatttttaagttctggCCTTTATACTTTGGACATGCTTTCCTATAATCCATTTAGCCTTCCAGCTGGTTTTaactaaatatttatcaagcacctgCTCTCTGCACTGtactattaataaaatacagtGTTTAGACATATAAattcacttcttttttaatttacaaaaattttttgaTAGCATAATCTTTTAATCTTACCTTTCAAGTGAAGTATGACTATGACCATACATAAATGAATATCAAATGTCTCAGGTTCTAAAAATATAACCCAGgaatagctttcatttttttgcaCATTGGCCAGTTTCTTCCAgcctctattttaaaaaatactttaaacattaaaaatcaaaatttcaacCTTATTATTAGCATAAGCTGAGGTGGCAAAAGGCCATCTTTGCAAGAGGGTTTCGGAGTCAACAtgatttaagtgaaaaaaagaaattatcccTCACAATTAgctcaaatgaataaaataggaggttcctttttattctcatttcttgATGTAGACAGTCTCTTGGGAAACATCCGGTAGTGGGTTCGGCGGAGGAGAGACATGTGCTTTGGTTGCCTTTGGGACACTGGGTTATTCTGTTTTCACTTCCCTGCCTGACCCCCGCATTGGCCTGAACCAGGAACCCCCCTCTACTCACCACTGACTGGGTTCCTCTGGCTGATGAAGTCGTGACCGGGGTAATGGTGATGGTGCTGGTCACTTTGCTCGCACCAGGGCGGGGCGAGAGGTGGTTCCTGGGCGAGCGAAGGACGGTGCCGGTGGACACCTCCTTCTCAGCCGTCACGTTGACCGGTCGGACAGTGATCACCGGACTCGCCCCTTCAGCCGAAGTCCCCGGGCCTCGCTTAAACTGGGAGCCTAGGTGAATGTGGATTTTGTTGTCTTCCGTGGTTATGATATTGGCATTGGCGTTGTATTTCCGGACTGGGGTTGGTCCAGGCTGCTTCTCTGGGGTGACCTTGAGGACCGTCCTTCCCACGGGCATTTCCTGGGATTCGGGAGGGACATTGATGTCCGTCGGGGCTGCCGATGTGGACACGGTCATGATCTGGATGGGGGACGTCGGCCGGTCGGCAAACGCCCCCCTCCCGCCCTCTGGGGTCTTCTCCCTAGAAAAGGTGGTGATGGTGACTGGGGACATGGCTCTCTCCGGGCCCAGGGTAGCGTCTGCGCCTTTCTGCTTCTGAGACAGGACGTTTGGGGAGGGGATGATGGTGATCCTCGGCTTCTGATTGCCCAGGGTGGGGATGACGGTCGTGCTCGAGAAGAACTCTTCTGCCGTGGGGCTGGTGATCTCCAGAGTGGCGGTGCTGTTCTCGTGGTCCGGGGTCACGCGAATGTGCAGCGGCTGGCCCTGCTTGGGCGAGAGGACCAGCTCTCCCGGGTGCCCTGGGCTGGCACTGGCTCGGGGCCCCTTCTCTGGAGCCACCGGGGGCCCGTTCTCCCTCTTCCTCATCCACGGGATCCAGGACTTCCTCATGGTGAGCTCGTTGGCCGCGGGCGGATACCTGTCTAGAACCGACGAACGTTCCAGAGGCTTCTTCAGTCCTACCTGGCGAAGGTTGCTCATGATGTGGTTTTCTTCCTGAAAGGATTTCCGAATGAACACGGCCGGTGTGTCCTCCTCCGCAGCCTCGCTGCCTAGGGCATCCGTCTGCACGCCCGTGGATGTCACGGGAACGTCCACCATCCTGCGCCCGTTCACGCTGGGTCGCAAGGCGCGACTGTACCGCTTGGACAGCTCCAGCTCTTTGGTCAGATGGAGGACCTCCTGGCCCAtgcttttgttcttattttcttcttccataaACCTCTGTTGAAGGACAGAGTAATCCACCTGGAGCTGAGAAAGCTGATCTTCTTTGTTCATCAGTTCGTGAATCTTCTCTTTAAGAGCTTGGACCTCAGCTTTTAAATCACGACTTTTGGCTTCTTCCAGCCGAAATCTGTGTCTCAGCTCGGCTTCTTGGCTCACGGCCTCGCCTTTCTCTATGGCTTTGTTCTTGGCGATTTGGTGTTTGATCTCCTCCAGTTGCTGAGAGAGGAAATTGGCCTTATCCTGCTCGGTTCTAAATTTCTGCTCCAGCTGGTCATACTCATCCTCCGTCTTCATCAAGTCCCCTTCCACCACCTCCAGTTGTTGGAGACGGTTCTTCAGTCTCTCAATTTCCAGTGTTAGTTCCTTAATTTTGTTATCTTCGGGGCAGGTGAGCTCAGGTCCTTTTCGAGACCTTCCTCTTGTTATTTCTCTCTCCACTTCCTCTATTCCATCAAGTCTCTTCTTTAATAAGTCCACACTGCAGCTTAATTCAGAGgatttttcttcttcacttttcagTTTGCCTATTAACTCATCTCTCTCTTTCGTTAAATTGTATACCTTTTCCTCCATTTCAGATTTCAGCTTTAAAAGCTTCTTACTTTCTTCGATGAGTTTTTCCGTGACGTCCATAACCTTTCCTTGCTCCaccttaaaatttttgttgagtCCATCCActtttttctcctcttgctttattttttccatcatatttttcctttcatccaCCAGCATCACGGTAAAGGACTTCAACTTTGTAAGATCATCTTTGAGGCTTAATTCAGCCTTTTCCAATCGACTTTCAGAACATTCCAGTTCTTTAACCCGACTCTTGACCACCTCCAATTCGTTGAGCAGGTCCTTGGttaagttcttttctttctccagatttaAGTGCAGCTGGGTGCACTCGGATTTACTCTTGCTGAATGCTTCTTCCAATTTCTCCAGTTCCGACATTCTCTTCTGTAACTTCTCAACTTCAAGTTTGAGCTCCCGGCTATGGTGTTCTTCCTCCTGCAGTTTCTTCCTCAGTTCCCGGCACTGGGACTCGGTTTTCGTGATCTCTTCGTCTTTACCCTCCATCTCAAGCACGCGCTTCCGTAGATTTTCCACTTCTGCCATGAGGCTGGAGTTGCCGCATTCCCCTTTGGCGATCTTATCTCTTAGTTCCTGAagctcttcttctgccttctgaAGGTTCTTGTTGGTCTCTTCCAACTCTTCGATTCTCTGAGTCAGGCCAACCAGCTTGAGTCTGAGTTGTCTGTTGTGAGACTCCTGACTGGCCAACTTAGCATTCATCTCTTCATGCTCCTGGGAAAACCTTGATGCCTTGTGTTCGAAGTCCACTTCCAACTTGAGCAATTTCTGCCTGTCTTCTTTGGACTTGGCAGTGACGGCTTTgagcttttcttcctcttccctcagtTTCTGAGTCAGGTCCTGTACTTTCTGGCTCTGCAGGCCAAGCTGCTCGATATGCATTTGCCTTTCATCCACCAGCATGAGTGCGAAGGACTTGAGTTTCACAAGCTCATCTCTCAGTTTGTTGAGCCGCTtagcattttccttttctttgcggGCTTGGTAAGCTTTTTCCTGTTCAAGGAGTTTTTTCAAcctagaaaacaaaatatattaaaatatcctattttattacatgatattttatttctgatatgtttttatacatattagaagattgcgtgcatgctaagtctcttcagtcgtgtccaactctttgtgaccctatggactgtagcccacctggctcctctgtccatgggattctccaggcaagaatactggagtgtgtcaccatgccctcctccaggggatcttcccaacccagggatccaacccatgtctcttaggtcttctgcattggcaggcaggttctttaccactagcaccacctgggaagcccattaaaagaTTAATCAGCAGTAAGATTGTCTTAGATatgaaccaaaaataaaatgttattataatAAATCCCCTGTCAATTACTGAAATATGAAGGTTTAACACATAGCCATAAACCAAACCAACCAGAAGTCAGGACGCTGGCTACCCATAGTAAGGGGTAGCAACTAGAAGGGTGCCTGGAGAGGGCTTTTCACTAGTTTCTGTTCCATAATCTGTGTGCCTTTTACACAGAATTATTCAGCTTCTGAAATTTCAGTAAGTTGAACCCTGATGAGTACCtttctatatatatgttatacttcaataatataACGATGGAGTAAAATTTAGGTTTTGCAATAATAATGACTATTTATGTAGAATTTTCTGTATTCTAGGCAGTAGTCTTTACGTATCCTCATGGCAAGCCTCTGAGGCAGCCTCTGCCACGGTCATCCGAAGGAAGAGTCAGAAAGGAATGGGTCTGGGGTCTCATGCGGTACAGCCCAGGATACTTACTCTTCACCTCGCATCGTAAGACTTCAAAAGATAAATTTACTTTAACTGAAAGGGAAGactcagaaaagaaaatgctttggGTTTCCTTGTATTGTATGACAGGAGCAGGGCAAGACAAGCTTTCTGATAGAGAGCCGAGCTACATAACCGACTTTAGTTAACACCAGGGCTGGCACAGCATCTTGTCTCTGTTTTCTGatttaaacatttccttttagattgagAGCCAGGTAGGGAGGAAACACAAATTCCTATCAATCCAAAAAGACGTGGCAGTCACAGGAATTACTGTTGTATATGCATGAAATGCATTTTCTCTATGGTGGTGGTGgcgtttagttgctaaatcatgtctgactctttgcaaccccatagactacagtaCTGTAAcacgcctggctcctctgtccgtgggatttcacaggcaagaatactggagtgggttgccatttccttctccagggttatgGTGTTAATGTATAGATTTTAATGTTAATGTATagctttaaaaagtagaaatataagTAGACCAAAGTATATTTACAGTACTTATGGCTGTCAGTTAGCTTACACCAATTTTTAACAGTTCTTTTCAATTATCCTTAAAACAAAGTTAATATAATATTTACCATATGTAGTATAAGAATGCATTTAGTAATTTATGCTTATATGAGAAGCAAGTTATAAACAACCACTAATGTATTTGttgtaattacatttttttctttcaatatattttgaaCTTTATTTATTATGAAAGATTTATTTCATAATTAGATGAACTTGGATTAGATTAGATTTACTTGGATAACAGCTAATCTGACAGCTGATAACAGCTAACAGAAGTTAATAGTGTCATATTGAACTGTGCAAGAAATGATTGAACATACACAGAGTAACTATAATCAAACCCAGTGTCAGATAGTTACTATAGACATAGCTCAGCTCATGTCATTAAGTTTTTTTCATagaatttatttctataaaatataccGTTGTATCTAAGCATCTATTAACTGAAATGGGTAGCTTCCAAACGCATTAtggctttatttataaaataagacaaaaatattattttcaaatccaTGAGTTGAATGAGTAATACTGTAACAGCTTCACTAATTGTGGTTCGTACATGTGTAAAAGGGCATTTTATTGATTATCTGATCTTTTTACTTGGCGTCAAAACAACTGAAATGTTACCTTACTGTAGAATAAGAGACTTCAGGGGATATTTTCAAATTCCTTGACCTCACTAAATTGTTAGAGacaaattcctttaaaatatcaCTATTCTCAAGTTTAAGGCTTAAAGTGTTGAAATTTCTAAAGGTAGTTGTTGAAGAATCTTATGCGTCTGTGCTGTGAGAGGCAGAGAGCTGGAATGGCTAAAACATAGATTttggggtcagacacaactgtatcTGAATCCTGGCTGAACTGAAACACTTGACCCTATGTTTTCTAGGCTGTAAAGGAAGGtgaaatggataaatggatactAATACCTCCCTCACAGGGTGTTCTAAAGACTGAGAGATGGTAAAGTGACTGACACACAGACTCAACACATGGATgtaataaaacacaaaacaaatataagaacTAGAGGGCACACTATTTCCTCCACATGGGAAGTCTGTTCAATGCTTTTTGTGTTTAATCTGTAAGTATTTTTACATCATTATCTTGACTTTGATAGTAAAACCTGGGGCAGTGATGTTTCAACCAGAGAAAAGCATAGCATTTTCTGCTCAGTAGATAATTCTGTGAGCCAAGGGCATAACCTTAGATCTTGGCTCCATAAAACCACATTTTTCAGGTCCTCTTACCTGTGACTAGTTCTCTTTTTCTAGGCCCATTaaactttctctccttccctcttctttcacattttaaGCCATTCTCatcttttaagggcttcccttgtagctcagctgatcaagaatctgcctgcaatgcaggagacttgggttcaatccctgggttgggaggaccccctggagaaggaaaaggctacccactccagtattctggcctgcagaattccatggactatacagtccatggggttgcaaggagtcagacaccactgagtgactttcacttttactttcatccttTAAAGTGGGCCTAACAGAAAATACACAACCCATTCTCTGTAGGCTCCCAAAGCCCAGTTTCCCAGTTGGTGTAGCTGAGGGTTAGATCCAGGACTTGGTAGACTTGTGTGGCTCAGTCAGGACACTCTGCCAACAGTCTTTCTGCACAGAGACCTGCATTCAAGTGTCTGTAGGCAGGGCATTGGGGATGGGAAGAATGAACTGCGAAGACTTTGCAAAAGATAATGTGGACTTTGTGACTGCTCACTCActggcaggaagagaaagagagagaaaattcctTCAGTCCTTTAGGTCTGAATAATTGCAAATAGTAGTGCCTTTAATAGAAGcaggaaaagagatgagaaagggTATTGGCAGAAATTGAGAGTTGAAGCAACAGTAACTTGCAAAGTATACCAGACaatagttaacaatactatactgtaaacttaagaaaaattttaagacgGTAGATCTTGGGTTTTTATTTCAATAAGGGAAGTGACAGTCCCTTAAACATGGGAATAAATATGATCACCAAAGGAGAAACTatgcacagagagaaaaaggaaaggatggAGGAAAAAACTTTGGGAAACGCCCAGAAATAAAGGgcaaaagaaggagaaggagctATGGGAACACATGTccagagagggggagaggg
The genomic region above belongs to Bos indicus isolate NIAB-ARS_2022 breed Sahiwal x Tharparkar chromosome 9, NIAB-ARS_B.indTharparkar_mat_pri_1.0, whole genome shotgun sequence and contains:
- the FILIP1 gene encoding filamin-A-interacting protein 1 isoform X2; the protein is MRSRNQGGESSSNGHVSCPKTSTISNAADKSLSEDTKKKNKSNRKEEDVMASGTVKRHLKPSGESERKSKKSLELSKEDLIQLLSIMEGELQAREDVIHMLKTEKTKPEVLEAHYGSAEPEKVLRVLHRDAILAQEKSIGEDVYEKPISELDRLEEKQKETYRRMLEQLLLAEKCHRRTVYELENEKHKHTDYMNKSDDFTNLLEQERERLKKLLEQEKAYQARKEKENAKRLNKLRDELVKLKSFALMLVDERQMHIEQLGLQSQKVQDLTQKLREEEEKLKAVTAKSKEDRQKLLKLEVDFEHKASRFSQEHEEMNAKLASQESHNRQLRLKLVGLTQRIEELEETNKNLQKAEEELQELRDKIAKGECGNSSLMAEVENLRKRVLEMEGKDEEITKTESQCRELRKKLQEEEHHSRELKLEVEKLQKRMSELEKLEEAFSKSKSECTQLHLNLEKEKNLTKDLLNELEVVKSRVKELECSESRLEKAELSLKDDLTKLKSFTVMLVDERKNMMEKIKQEEKKVDGLNKNFKVEQGKVMDVTEKLIEESKKLLKLKSEMEEKVYNLTKERDELIGKLKSEEEKSSELSCSVDLLKKRLDGIEEVEREITRGRSRKGPELTCPEDNKIKELTLEIERLKNRLQQLEVVEGDLMKTEDEYDQLEQKFRTEQDKANFLSQQLEEIKHQIAKNKAIEKGEAVSQEAELRHRFRLEEAKSRDLKAEVQALKEKIHELMNKEDQLSQLQVDYSVLQQRFMEEENKNKSMGQEVLHLTKELELSKRYSRALRPSVNGRRMVDVPVTSTGVQTDALGSEAAEEDTPAVFIRKSFQEENHIMSNLRQVGLKKPLERSSVLDRYPPAANELTMRKSWIPWMRKRENGPPVAPEKGPRASASPGHPGELVLSPKQGQPLHIRVTPDHENSTATLEITSPTAEEFFSSTTVIPTLGNQKPRITIIPSPNVLSQKQKGADATLGPERAMSPVTITTFSREKTPEGGRGAFADRPTSPIQIMTVSTSAAPTDINVPPESQEMPVGRTVLKVTPEKQPGPTPVRKYNANANIITTEDNKIHIHLGSQFKRGPGTSAEGASPVITVRPVNVTAEKEVSTGTVLRSPRNHLSPRPGASKVTSTITITPVTTSSARGTQSVSGQDGSAQRPTPTRIPMSKESIIIHQLRMNSR
- the FILIP1 gene encoding filamin-A-interacting protein 1 isoform X1, translated to MRSRNQGGESSSNGHVSCPKTSTISNAADKSLSEDTKKKNKSNRKEEDVMASGTVKRHLKPSGESERKSKKSLELSKEDLIQLLSIMEGELQAREDVIHMLKTEKTKPEVLEAHYGSAEPEKVLRVLHRDAILAQEKSIGEDVYEKPISELDRLEEKQKETYRRMLEQLLLAEKCHRRTVYELENEKHKHTDYMNKSDDFTNLLEQERERLKKLLEQEKAYQARKEKENAKRLNKLRDELVKLKSFALMLVDERQMHIEQLGLQSQKVQDLTQKLREEEEKLKAVTAKSKEDRQKLLKLEVDFEHKASRFSQEHEEMNAKLASQESHNRQLRLKLVGLTQRIEELEETNKNLQKAEEELQELRDKIAKGECGNSSLMAEVENLRKRVLEMEGKDEEITKTESQCRELRKKLQEEEHHSRELKLEVEKLQKRMSELEKLEEAFSKSKSECTQLHLNLEKEKNLTKDLLNELEVVKSRVKELECSESRLEKAELSLKDDLTKLKSFTVMLVDERKNMMEKIKQEEKKVDGLNKNFKVEQGKVMDVTEKLIEESKKLLKLKSEMEEKVYNLTKERDELIGKLKSEEEKSSELSCSVDLLKKRLDGIEEVEREITRGRSRKGPELTCPEDNKIKELTLEIERLKNRLQQLEVVEGDLMKTEDEYDQLEQKFRTEQDKANFLSQQLEEIKHQIAKNKAIEKGEAVSQEAELRHRFRLEEAKSRDLKAEVQALKEKIHELMNKEDQLSQLQVDYSVLQQRFMEEENKNKSMGQEVLHLTKELELSKRYSRALRPSVNGRRMVDVPVTSTGVQTDALGSEAAEEDTPAVFIRKSFQEENHIMSNLRQVGLKKPLERSSVLDRYPPAANELTMRKSWIPWMRKRENGPPVAPEKGPRASASPGHPGELVLSPKQGQPLHIRVTPDHENSTATLEITSPTAEEFFSSTTVIPTLGNQKPRITIIPSPNVLSQKQKGADATLGPERAMSPVTITTFSREKTPEGGRGAFADRPTSPIQIMTVSTSAAPTDINVPPESQEMPVGRTVLKVTPEKQPGPTPVRKYNANANIITTEDNKIHIHLGSQFKRGPGTSAEGASPVITVRPVNVTAEKEVSTGTVLRSPRNHLSPRPGASKVTSTITITPVTTSSARGTQSVSGQDGSAQRPTPTRIPMSKGMKAGKPVVAAPGAGNLTKFEPRAETQSMKIELKKSAASSATSPGGGKG